Proteins from one Molothrus aeneus isolate 106 chromosome 27, BPBGC_Maene_1.0, whole genome shotgun sequence genomic window:
- the ABHD8 gene encoding protein ABHD8: MLTSITDGFLCCLLGKTPNAVGPLDSVESSDGFTFLEVKPGRILRIHHSAPERPGPPEFPGSSPERGAVRCQRRITLYRNGQLLIENLAEASRPESARSPRRCPPCPVPEANGEPGAPEPAGVATKRRKRKPKRVVTVDCKKRITSCKGTHGDVVLFFIHGVGGSLDIWKEQLEFFSKLGYEVVAPDLAGHGCSSAPPVAAAYTFYALAEDMRAVFKRYAKKRNILIGHSYGVSFCTFLAHEYPELVHKVIMINGGGPTALEPSLCSIFNLPPCVLHCLSPCLAWSFLKAGFARQGAKEKQLLKEGNAFNVSSFVLRATMSGQYWPEGDELYHAELAVPVLLVHGMHDKFVPIEEDQRMAEILLIAFLKVIDEGSHMVMLECPDTVNTLLHEFVLWEPDTPAARGDGDTK; this comes from the exons ATGCTGACCAGCATCACCGACggcttcctctgctgcctgctgggcaaGACCCCCAACGCCGTGGGGCCTCTGGACAGCGTTGAGTCCAGCGATGGCTTCACCTTCCTGGAGGTGAAACCTGGCCGGATCCTGCGCATCCACCACAGCGCTCCCGAGCGCCCGGGGCCCCCGGAATTCCCGGGATCGTCCCCCGAGCGCGGCGCCGTGCGCTGCCAGCGCCGCATCACGCTCTACCGCAACGGGCAGCTGCTGATCGAGAACCTGGCCGAGGCCTCGCGCCCCGAGAGCGCCCGGAGCCCGCGGCGGTGCCCGCCGTGCCCCGTGCCTGAGGCCAACGGCGAGCCGGGAGCGCCGGAGCCCGCCGGTGTCGCCACCAAGCGCCGCAAGCGCAAGCCCAAGAGGGTGGTGACGGTGGACTGCAAGAAGCGCATCACCAGCTGCAAGGGCACGCACGGGGACGTGGTGCTGTTCTTCATCCATGGGGTTGGAGGCTCTTTGGACAtctggaaggagcagctggagtTCTTCTCCAAGCTGGGCTACGAGGTGGTGGCGCCGGACTTGGCGGGgcacggctgcagctcggcgcCACCCGTGGCCGCCGCCTACACCTTCTACGCGCTGGCCGAGGACATGAGGGCCGTGTTCAAGCGTTATGCCAAGAAAAGGAACATCCTCATTGGGCACTCCTACGG GGTGTCCTTCTGCACGTTCCTGGCTCACGAGTACCCCGAGCTGGTGCACAAGGTGATCATGATCAACGGGGGCGGCCCCACAGCGCTGGAGCCCAGCCTGTGCTCCATCTTCAACCTGCCcccctgtgtgctgcactgCCTGTCCCCCTGCCTGGCCTGGAGCTTCCTCAA ggctggctttgCCCGCCAAGGTGccaaggagaagcagctgctgaaggagggCAACGCCTTCAACGTCTCGTCCTTCGTGCTGAGGGCCACCATGAGCGGGCAGTACTGGCCCGAGGGCGACGAGCTGTACCACGCCGAGCTGGCCGTGCCCGTGCTGCTGGTGCACGGCATGCACGACAAGTTCGTGCCCATCGAGGAGGACCAGAGGATGGCAGAG ATCCTGCTGATCGCCTTCCTGAAGGTGATCGACGAGGGCAGCCACATGGTGATGCTGGAGTGCCCCGACACGGTGAACACGCTGCTGCACGAGTTCGTCCTCTGGGAGCCCGACACGCCCGCGGCCCGCGGCGACGGCGACACCAAATGA
- the MRPL34 gene encoding large ribosomal subunit protein bL34m yields MGSGVVGGRSKMAALGPVWARAGGRSFSLLRGFPFPLLPSALEPLAGTSNAAVLCRIPVPAWNFRQIRGKSRGNEYQPNNWKRKKTHGWIKRISTPGGVAVILRRMLKGRKSLSH; encoded by the exons ATGGGAAGCGGCGTTGTTGGCGGGCGGAGCAAAATGGCGGCGCTGGGCCCGGTGTGGGCGCGGGCCGGGGGTCGCAG TTTTTCCCTGCTGCGAGGTTTTCCCTTCCCGCTGCTCCCAAGCGCTCTGGAGCCTCTTGCCGGGACTTCCAACGCCGCCGTTCTCTGCCGCATCCCGGTCCCAGCGTGGAATTTCCGACAAATCCGTGGAAAATCCCGGGGGAACGAGTACCAGCCCAACAACTGGAAGCGGAAGAAGACTCACGGCTGGATCAAACGGATCAGTACTCCCGGCGGGGTCGCCGTGATCCTGCGGCGGATGCTGAAGGGCAGGAAATCCCTGAGCCACTGA
- the DDA1 gene encoding DET1- and DDB1-associated protein 1, protein MADFLKGLPVYNKSNFSRFHADSVCKASNRRPSVYLPTREFPSEQIIVTEKTNILLRYLHQQWDKKNAAKKREQEQGELEGENSAPPRKIARTGSQDMTEDT, encoded by the exons ATG GCAGATTTCCTGAAAGGGCTCCCGGTGTACAACAAGAGCAACTTCAGCAGGTTCCATGCGGATTCCGTCTGCAAGGCTTCC AACCGCCGGCCCTCGGTGTATTTGCCCACCAGAGAATTCCCCTCGGAACAGA TTATCGTGACAGAAAAGACAAACATCCTCCTGCGCTACCTCCACCAGCAGTGGGACAAAAAG AATGCGGCCAAGAAgcgggagcaggagcagggcgaGCTCGAGGGGGAGAACTCGGCCCCGCCGCGCAAAATCGCCCGGACCGGCAGCCAGGACATGACCGAGGACACTTAA
- the ANO8 gene encoding anoctamin-8 isoform X2 yields the protein MPEAAAAAAQDGERPRRGPAAEERAEPAAPTGVLDKLFGKRLLQAGRYIMSHKAWMKTVPTENCDVLMTFPDSTDDHTLLWLLNHIRLGIPELIVQVRHHRHTRVYAFFLTATYESLLRGADELGLRKPVKAEFGGGTRGFSCEEDFIYENIDNELGFFSSQERQSIIRYWLENLRAKQGESLHNIHFLEGQPIIPELAARGVIQQLFPLHEQRILKRLMKSWVQAVCEAQPLDDICDYFGVKIAMYFAWLGFYTSAMVYPAVFGSILYTFTDRDQTSQDISCVVFAIFNVIWATLFLEEWKRRGAEFAYKWGTLDTPAESLEEPRPQFRGTKRISPVTSAEEFYYPPWKRLLFQSLVSLPVCLACLILVFLLMLGCFQLQELVLSIQELPRVLRFLPKIILAVIVTACDEIYKKVALWLNDMENYRLQSAYEKHLIIKMVLFQFVNSYLSLFYIGFYLKDMERLKEMLATLLITRQFLQNVREVSQPHLYRRLRRGELSVRSLRELGRALLRLLAPRPPPHAPAEGQRGEKKCLNGGCGVPEEEEEEAGGEEERRGSDSEEESALDCGLKLKKVSFIERAERRAEPAGTEDEPFLEEGSPTMVEKGMDPAAVFELCEEEEEAEAQPGSPGRAAEPAVLARRRRREEEEGEEEGRKRNRASWIDPPEEDYSTQLTQAEVESCMKKYEDTFQDYQEMFIQFGYVVLFSSAFPLAAACALLNNVLEIRSDAFKLCTGLQRPFGQRVASIGHWQKVMEAMGVLAIVVNCYLIAQCGQLQRLFPGLSPQAAIVCVVVLEHFALLLKYVIQVAIPDIPAWVAEEMAKLEYQRREAFKHERQAQHHFQQQQRRKREEEERQRHAELQARRDRDPARDEAAKAEATGQDPAHDKGQAKGKSSGGSSAHGPDKPKRPSSLLATNNVMKLKQIIPLQGKFLSGGTGAAGTATARSPQSPTGSENKLPGFLSFKFLKSPETKRDAGTEKVQSPTKPFNPGKLFNFGKSEGLGANGGAAGASPQPRAGPSADAAPGKSHLNEEGAREEAENRAEEEGGGARL from the exons ATGCCCgaagcggcggcggccgcggcgcaGGACGGAGAGCGGccccggcggggcccggccgcgGAGGAGCGAGCGGAACCGGCGGCGCCCACCGGAGTGCTGG ATAAACTCTTCGGGAAGCGGCTGCTCCAGGCCGGGCGCTACATCATGTCCCACAAGGCCTGGATGAAAACGGTGCCCACGGAGAACTGCGACGTGCTGATGACATTCCCGG ACAGCACGGATGACCACacgctgctgtggctgctgaacCACATCCGCCTGGGCATCCCCGAGCTGATCGTGCAGGTGCGGCACCACCGGCACACGCGTGTCTACGCCTTCTTCCTCACCGCCACCTACGAGAG TTTGCTGCGTGGGGCGGACGAGCTGGGGCTGCGCAAGCCGGTGAAGGCGGAGTTCGGGGGCGGCACCCGCGGCTTCTCCTGCGAGGAGGATTTCATCTACGAGAACATCGACAACGAGCTCGGCTTCTTCAGCTCCCAG GAGCGGCAGAGCATCATCCGCTACTGGCTGGAGAACCTGCGGGCCAAGCAGGGCGAGTCCCTGCACAACATCCACTTCCTGGAGGGCCAGCCCATCA TCCCGGAGCTGGCCGCACGGGGGGTGATCCAGCAGCTGTTCCCGCTGCACGAGCAGAGGATCCTCAAGCGCCTGATGAAGTCCTGGGTGCAGGCAGTGTGCGAGGCGCAGCCCCTCG atGACATCTGTGACTATTTTGGGGTGAAGATTGCCATGTACTTTGCCTGGCTGGGCTTCTACACCTCGGCCATGGTGTACCCGGCCGTGTTTGGCTCCATCCTCTACACCTTCACCGACAGAGACCAG ACCAGCCAGGACATCTCCTGCGTGGTCTTTGCCATCTTCAACGTCATCTGGGCCACGCTGTTCCTGGAGGAGTGGAAGCGCCGCGGCGCCGAGTTCGCCTACAAGTGGGGGACGCTGGACACCCCCGCAGAGTCCCTGGAGGAGCCCCGGCCCCAGTTCCGG GGCACCAAGCGGATCAGCCCAGTGACCAGCGCTGAGGAGTTCTATTACCCGCCCTGGAAGCGCCTCCTGTTCCAGAGCCTCGTCAGCCTCCCCGTCTGCCTGGCCTGCCTCATCCTCGTCTTCCTCCTCATGCTTGGCTGCTTCCAGCTCCAG gagTTGGTGCTCAGCATCCAGGAGCTGCCGCGCGTCCTTCGCTTCCTGCCCAAAATCATCCTGGCTGTCATTGTCACTGCCTGTGACGAGATCTACAAGAAAGTGGCCTTGTGGCTCAATGACATGG agaaTTATCGGCTTCAGAGCGCCTACGAGAAACACCTCATCATCAAAATGGTCCTg TTCCAGTTCGTCAATTCCTACCTGAGCCTTTTCTACATCGGATTCTACCTCAAGGACATGGAGCGCCTCAAGGAG aTGCTGGCCACGCTGCTGATCACGCGGCAGTTCCTGCAGAACGTGCGGGAGGTGTCGCAGCCGCACCTGTACCGGCGGCTCCGGCGCGGCGAGCTGAGCGTGCGGAGCCTGCGGGAGCTCGGGCGGGCCCTGCTCCGCCTGCtcgccccgcggccgcccccgcACGCCCCTGCGGAGGGACAGCGCGGCGAGAAGAAATGCCTGAACGGGGGCTGCGGCGTgcccgaggaggaggaggaggaggcgggaggggaggaagagcgGCGCGGCTCGGACTCGGAAGAGGAGAGCGCGCTGGACTGCGGGCTGAAGCTGAAGAAGGTGAGCTTCATCGAGCGCGCCGAGCGCCGCGCCGAGCCCGCCGGCACCGAGGACGAGCCCTTCCTGGAGGAGGGCAGCCCCACCATGGTGGAGAAGGGCATGGACCCCGCGGCCGTGTTCGAGCTctgcgaggaggaggaggaggccgaAGCGCagcccggcagccccggcaggGCGGCGGAGCCGGCGGTGctggcgaggaggaggaggagggaggaggaggagggcgaggaggaagggaggaagcgCAACCGCGCCTCGTGGATTGACCCCCCCGAGGAGGATTACTCCACGCAGCTGACCCAGGCTGAGGTGGAGAGCTGCATGAAGAAGTACGAG GACACCTTCCAGGACTACCAGGAGATGTTCATCCAGTTTGGCTACGTGGTGCTCTTCTCCTCAGCCTTCCCGCTGGCGGCTGCCTGCGCGCTGCTCAACAACGTCCTGGAGATCCGCAGCGACGCCTTCAAGCTCTGCACGGGCCTGCAGAGACCCTTCGGGCAGCGCGTGGCCAGCATCGGCCACTGGCAG AAGGTGATGGAGGCCATGGGCGTCCTGGCCATCGTGGTTAACTGCTACCTGATCGCTCAGTGCGGGCAGCTGCAGCGCCTCTTCCCGGGGCTCAGCCCCCAGGCTGCCATCGTCTGCGTCGTGGTGCTCGAG CACTTTGCCCTGCTCCTCAAGTACGTGATCCAGGTGGCCATTCCTGACATTCCCGCCTGGGTGGCCGAGGAGATGGCCAAGCTGGAGTACCAGCGCCGCGAGGCCTTCAAG CACGAGCGGCAGGCCCAGCaccatttccagcagcagcagcgccgcaagcgcgaggaggaggagcggcAGCGCCACGCCGAGCTCCAGGCGCGCCGCGACCGCGACCCCGCCCGCGACGAGGCCGCCAAGGCCGAGGCCACCGGGCAGGACCCGGCGCACGACAAGGGCCAGGCCAAGGGGAAAAGCTCCGGCGGCTCCTCCGCGCACGGCCCCGACAAACCCAAGCGGCCCAGCTCGCTGCTGGCCACCAACAACGTGATGAAGCTGAAGCAGATCATCCCCCTGCAGGGCAAGTTCCTGTCCGGGGGCACCGGCGCGGCTGGCACCGCCACCGCCAGGTCGCCGCAGTCGCCCACGGGCAGCGAGAACAAACTGCCGGGGTTCCTGAGCTTCAAATTCCTCAAATCGCCCGAGACTAAGCGGGACGCGGGCACCGAGAAGGTGCAGTCGCCCACCAAGCCCTTCAACCCCGGCAAGCTCTTTAATTTCGGCAAGTCCGAAGGGCTCGGTGCCAACGGGGGCGCGGCCGGAGCgtccccgcagccccgcgcGGGGCCCTCGGCGGACGCAGCGCCCGGGAAGTCGCATCTCAACGAGGAAGGGGCGAGGGAGGAAGCGGAGAACCGGGCGGAGGAGGAGGGCGGCGGTGCCCGGCTCTGa
- the ANO8 gene encoding anoctamin-8 isoform X1, whose amino-acid sequence MPEAAAAAAQDGERPRRGPAAEERAEPAAPTGVLDKLFGKRLLQAGRYIMSHKAWMKTVPTENCDVLMTFPDSTDDHTLLWLLNHIRLGIPELIVQVRHHRHTRVYAFFLTATYESLLRGADELGLRKPVKAEFGGGTRGFSCEEDFIYENIDNELGFFSSQERQSIIRYWLENLRAKQGESLHNIHFLEGQPIIPELAARGVIQQLFPLHEQRILKRLMKSWVQAVCEAQPLDDICDYFGVKIAMYFAWLGFYTSAMVYPAVFGSILYTFTDRDQTSQDISCVVFAIFNVIWATLFLEEWKRRGAEFAYKWGTLDTPAESLEEPRPQFRGTKRISPVTSAEEFYYPPWKRLLFQSLVSLPVCLACLILVFLLMLGCFQLQELVLSIQELPRVLRFLPKIILAVIVTACDEIYKKVALWLNDMENYRLQSAYEKHLIIKMVLFQFVNSYLSLFYIGFYLKDMERLKEMLATLLITRQFLQNVREVSQPHLYRRLRRGELSVRSLRELGRALLRLLAPRPPPHAPAEGQRGEKKCLNGGCGVPEEEEEEAGGEEERRGSDSEEESALDCGLKLKKVSFIERAERRAEPAGTEDEPFLEEGSPTMVEKGMDPAAVFELCEEEEEAEAQPGSPGRAAEPAVLARRRRREEEEGEEEGRKRNRASWIDPPEEDYSTQLTQAEVESCMKKYEDTFQDYQEMFIQFGYVVLFSSAFPLAAACALLNNVLEIRSDAFKLCTGLQRPFGQRVASIGHWQKVMEAMGVLAIVVNCYLIAQCGQLQRLFPGLSPQAAIVCVVVLEHFALLLKYVIQVAIPDIPAWVAEEMAKLEYQRREAFKKHERQAQHHFQQQQRRKREEEERQRHAELQARRDRDPARDEAAKAEATGQDPAHDKGQAKGKSSGGSSAHGPDKPKRPSSLLATNNVMKLKQIIPLQGKFLSGGTGAAGTATARSPQSPTGSENKLPGFLSFKFLKSPETKRDAGTEKVQSPTKPFNPGKLFNFGKSEGLGANGGAAGASPQPRAGPSADAAPGKSHLNEEGAREEAENRAEEEGGGARL is encoded by the exons ATGCCCgaagcggcggcggccgcggcgcaGGACGGAGAGCGGccccggcggggcccggccgcgGAGGAGCGAGCGGAACCGGCGGCGCCCACCGGAGTGCTGG ATAAACTCTTCGGGAAGCGGCTGCTCCAGGCCGGGCGCTACATCATGTCCCACAAGGCCTGGATGAAAACGGTGCCCACGGAGAACTGCGACGTGCTGATGACATTCCCGG ACAGCACGGATGACCACacgctgctgtggctgctgaacCACATCCGCCTGGGCATCCCCGAGCTGATCGTGCAGGTGCGGCACCACCGGCACACGCGTGTCTACGCCTTCTTCCTCACCGCCACCTACGAGAG TTTGCTGCGTGGGGCGGACGAGCTGGGGCTGCGCAAGCCGGTGAAGGCGGAGTTCGGGGGCGGCACCCGCGGCTTCTCCTGCGAGGAGGATTTCATCTACGAGAACATCGACAACGAGCTCGGCTTCTTCAGCTCCCAG GAGCGGCAGAGCATCATCCGCTACTGGCTGGAGAACCTGCGGGCCAAGCAGGGCGAGTCCCTGCACAACATCCACTTCCTGGAGGGCCAGCCCATCA TCCCGGAGCTGGCCGCACGGGGGGTGATCCAGCAGCTGTTCCCGCTGCACGAGCAGAGGATCCTCAAGCGCCTGATGAAGTCCTGGGTGCAGGCAGTGTGCGAGGCGCAGCCCCTCG atGACATCTGTGACTATTTTGGGGTGAAGATTGCCATGTACTTTGCCTGGCTGGGCTTCTACACCTCGGCCATGGTGTACCCGGCCGTGTTTGGCTCCATCCTCTACACCTTCACCGACAGAGACCAG ACCAGCCAGGACATCTCCTGCGTGGTCTTTGCCATCTTCAACGTCATCTGGGCCACGCTGTTCCTGGAGGAGTGGAAGCGCCGCGGCGCCGAGTTCGCCTACAAGTGGGGGACGCTGGACACCCCCGCAGAGTCCCTGGAGGAGCCCCGGCCCCAGTTCCGG GGCACCAAGCGGATCAGCCCAGTGACCAGCGCTGAGGAGTTCTATTACCCGCCCTGGAAGCGCCTCCTGTTCCAGAGCCTCGTCAGCCTCCCCGTCTGCCTGGCCTGCCTCATCCTCGTCTTCCTCCTCATGCTTGGCTGCTTCCAGCTCCAG gagTTGGTGCTCAGCATCCAGGAGCTGCCGCGCGTCCTTCGCTTCCTGCCCAAAATCATCCTGGCTGTCATTGTCACTGCCTGTGACGAGATCTACAAGAAAGTGGCCTTGTGGCTCAATGACATGG agaaTTATCGGCTTCAGAGCGCCTACGAGAAACACCTCATCATCAAAATGGTCCTg TTCCAGTTCGTCAATTCCTACCTGAGCCTTTTCTACATCGGATTCTACCTCAAGGACATGGAGCGCCTCAAGGAG aTGCTGGCCACGCTGCTGATCACGCGGCAGTTCCTGCAGAACGTGCGGGAGGTGTCGCAGCCGCACCTGTACCGGCGGCTCCGGCGCGGCGAGCTGAGCGTGCGGAGCCTGCGGGAGCTCGGGCGGGCCCTGCTCCGCCTGCtcgccccgcggccgcccccgcACGCCCCTGCGGAGGGACAGCGCGGCGAGAAGAAATGCCTGAACGGGGGCTGCGGCGTgcccgaggaggaggaggaggaggcgggaggggaggaagagcgGCGCGGCTCGGACTCGGAAGAGGAGAGCGCGCTGGACTGCGGGCTGAAGCTGAAGAAGGTGAGCTTCATCGAGCGCGCCGAGCGCCGCGCCGAGCCCGCCGGCACCGAGGACGAGCCCTTCCTGGAGGAGGGCAGCCCCACCATGGTGGAGAAGGGCATGGACCCCGCGGCCGTGTTCGAGCTctgcgaggaggaggaggaggccgaAGCGCagcccggcagccccggcaggGCGGCGGAGCCGGCGGTGctggcgaggaggaggaggagggaggaggaggagggcgaggaggaagggaggaagcgCAACCGCGCCTCGTGGATTGACCCCCCCGAGGAGGATTACTCCACGCAGCTGACCCAGGCTGAGGTGGAGAGCTGCATGAAGAAGTACGAG GACACCTTCCAGGACTACCAGGAGATGTTCATCCAGTTTGGCTACGTGGTGCTCTTCTCCTCAGCCTTCCCGCTGGCGGCTGCCTGCGCGCTGCTCAACAACGTCCTGGAGATCCGCAGCGACGCCTTCAAGCTCTGCACGGGCCTGCAGAGACCCTTCGGGCAGCGCGTGGCCAGCATCGGCCACTGGCAG AAGGTGATGGAGGCCATGGGCGTCCTGGCCATCGTGGTTAACTGCTACCTGATCGCTCAGTGCGGGCAGCTGCAGCGCCTCTTCCCGGGGCTCAGCCCCCAGGCTGCCATCGTCTGCGTCGTGGTGCTCGAG CACTTTGCCCTGCTCCTCAAGTACGTGATCCAGGTGGCCATTCCTGACATTCCCGCCTGGGTGGCCGAGGAGATGGCCAAGCTGGAGTACCAGCGCCGCGAGGCCTTCAAG AAGCACGAGCGGCAGGCCCAGCaccatttccagcagcagcagcgccgcaagcgcgaggaggaggagcggcAGCGCCACGCCGAGCTCCAGGCGCGCCGCGACCGCGACCCCGCCCGCGACGAGGCCGCCAAGGCCGAGGCCACCGGGCAGGACCCGGCGCACGACAAGGGCCAGGCCAAGGGGAAAAGCTCCGGCGGCTCCTCCGCGCACGGCCCCGACAAACCCAAGCGGCCCAGCTCGCTGCTGGCCACCAACAACGTGATGAAGCTGAAGCAGATCATCCCCCTGCAGGGCAAGTTCCTGTCCGGGGGCACCGGCGCGGCTGGCACCGCCACCGCCAGGTCGCCGCAGTCGCCCACGGGCAGCGAGAACAAACTGCCGGGGTTCCTGAGCTTCAAATTCCTCAAATCGCCCGAGACTAAGCGGGACGCGGGCACCGAGAAGGTGCAGTCGCCCACCAAGCCCTTCAACCCCGGCAAGCTCTTTAATTTCGGCAAGTCCGAAGGGCTCGGTGCCAACGGGGGCGCGGCCGGAGCgtccccgcagccccgcgcGGGGCCCTCGGCGGACGCAGCGCCCGGGAAGTCGCATCTCAACGAGGAAGGGGCGAGGGAGGAAGCGGAGAACCGGGCGGAGGAGGAGGGCGGCGGTGCCCGGCTCTGa
- the GTPBP3 gene encoding tRNA modification GTPase GTPBP3, mitochondrial has product MALSGAVRAARGRCARALRSAVPPAAGTGATRGTGDTRGTGATRGTGDTIFALSSAPGRCGVAVIRASGPGSGAALRSLTGTPEPPPRVMALRRIQDPQTTETLDRGLVVWFPGPRSFTGEDCAELHVHGGPAVVSGVLRALGRLPGLRPAEPGEFTRRAFAHGKLDLTAAEGLRDLIGAETEAQRRQALRQMEGDLGRLYQRWSHALTQALAHLEAYIDFSEDDNVEEEVLTQVRVTVRALLQELRGHLRDGRRGELLRGGVRAVIAGPPNVGKSSLLNLLCRRPAAIVSPMAGTTRDVLEVALDIGGYPLVLSDTAGLRQATDPVEREGVARARARLCQADLVLAVLDATLVPPTPVALEAALAALELPPGTPCVLVLNKADLLGGHGGSLSATGAQGPPTTLLSCGGSPSATGAQGQGPPATLLSCKTGEGLEVLLELLTQQLAQLCGDPLLGSPSLTQSRHSRHLGACAAALERFGDLGDSRDLAVAAEQLRVARRELGRITGHVGAEDVLDIIFRDFCVGK; this is encoded by the exons ATGGCGCTGAGCGGGGCCGTGAGGGCGGCGAGGGGCAG GTGTGCGCGGGCTCTGCGCTCGGCGGTGCCACCTGCGGCGGGCACAGGCGCCACCCGGGGCACAGGTGACACCCGGGGCACAGGTGCCACCCGGGGCACAGGTGACACCATCTTCGCGCTGTCCTCGGCGCCGGGGCGCTGCGGCGTGGCCGTGATCCGGGCCAGCGggccgggcagcggggccgccctGCGCAGCCTCACCGGGACCCCCGAGCCCCCGCCCCGGGTCATGGCCCTGCGGCGCATCCAGGACCCCCAGACCACCGAGACCCTGGACAGGGGGCTCGTAGTGTGGTTCCCAG GGCCCCGCAGCTTTACCGGGGAGGACTGCGCCGAGCTGCACGTGCACGGGGGGCCCGCCGTGGTCAGCGGGGTGCTGCGGGCCCTGG GCCGTTTGCCGGGGCTGCGTCCGGCCGAGCCGGGCGAGTTCACCCGCCGGGCGTTTGCCCACGGTAAGCTGGACCTGACGGCGGCCGAGGGGCTGCGGGACCTCATCGGGGCCGAGACGGAGGCGCAGCGGCGCCAGGCGCTCCGGCAGATGGAGGGCGACCTGGGCCGGCTCTACCAGCGCTGGAGCCACGCCCTCACCCAG GCACTCGCCCACCTGGAGGCCTACATCGACTTCAGCGAGGATGACAACGTGGAGGAAGAGGTTCTGACCCAAG TGCGTGTCACCGTGCGggcgctgctgcaggagctccgGGGCCACCTGCGGGACGGGCGCCGGGGGGAGCTGCTGCGGGGGGGGGTCCGGGCCGTCATCGCCGGCCCCCCCAACGTGGGCAAGAGCAGCCTGCTCAACCTGCTCT gtcgGCGCCCGGCCGCCATCGTGTCCCCCATGGCGGGCACCACGCGGGACGTGCTGGAGGTGGCCCTGGACATCGGGGGGTACCCGCTGGTGCTCAGTGACACCGCGGGGCTGCGCCAGGCCACCGACCCTGTGGAGCGCGAGGGGGTGGCCCGGGCACGTGCCCG gttgTGCCAGGCTGacctggtgctggcagtgctggatgcCACCTTGGTGCCACCCACGCCAGTGGCTCTGGAGGCAGCGCTGGCAGCGCTGGAGCTGCCCCCGGGCACCCCCTGCGTGCTGGTGCTCAACAAGGCCGACCTgctgggggggcacggggggtcCCTGAGTGCCACCGGTGCCCAGGGACCCCCTACCACCCTCCTGTCCTGTGGCGGGTCCCCGAGTGCCACcggtgcccagggacagggaccccctgCCACCCTGCTGTCCTGCAAGACGGGCgaggggctggaggtgctgctggagctgctgacacaacagctggcacagct GTGCGGGGATCCCCtcctgggctctcccagcctgactcagagcaggcacagccgCCACCTCGGGGCGTGCGCGGCGGCCCTGGAGCGCTttggggaccttggggacagcagggacctgGCGGTGGCGGCCGAGCAGCTGCGGGTGGCGCGGCGGGAGCTGGGCAGGATCACCGGGCACGTGGGCGCCGAGGACGTCCTGGATAtcatttttagggatttttgtgTCGGGAAGTGA